The following coding sequences lie in one Phragmites australis chromosome 8, lpPhrAust1.1, whole genome shotgun sequence genomic window:
- the LOC133926168 gene encoding arginine decarboxylase 1 yields the protein MPALAVDAAAPVAHAFASCDAAHFAAPLLGPAVADMPEAVAWSPDLSAALYNVDGWGAPYFFVNDDGDVAVRPHGAATLPGQEINLAKVVAKAAGPRAGGGLDLPLPLLVRFPDVLRHRLETLNAAFDYAVRSTGYGGRYQGVYPVKCNQDRYVVEDIVEFGDAFRFGLEAGSKPELLLAMSCLAARGNPDALLVCNGYKDDEYVSLALMARTMGLNTVIVLEQEEELDIVVEASRRLGVRPVVGMRAKLRTKHAGHFGSTSGEKGKFGLNAAQILSVVTKLKAIGMLDCLQLLHFHIGSQIPTTALLSDGVGEAAQIYCELARLGAAMRVIDVGGGLGIDYDGSHSAQTDMSVAYSLEEYAAAVVAAVGRVCDRKGVHHPIICSESGRALVSHHSVLVFEAFSASAPGRIDTATAYLLEELTDDCRADYRNLMAAAVRGDYDTCALYADQLKRRCAEQFKEGVLGLEHLAAVDGLCEIVARGMGAAEAPRTYHINLSVFTSLPDMWAIGQQFPIIPIQRLHERPAVDGVLSDLTCDSDGKVDQFIGGRHSLPLHELPTHGTRGYYLGMFLGGAYQEALGGLHNLFGGPSLVRVSQSDGPHCFAVTRAAAGPSCADVLRAMQHEPEVMFEVLKQRTDGATAAALARAFGAMPYLMFDPEAAVMSSGESSGMSSDSEGSAAGAAEDDDDEWEFMRGLTV from the coding sequence ATGCCTGCACTCGCCGTTGATGCTGCAGCACCTGTGGCGCACGCCTTCGCGTCGTGCGACGCCGCGCACTTCGCGGCCCCGCTGCTGGGCCCCGCCGTGGCCGACATGCCGGAGGCGGTCGCGTGGTCGCCCGACCTCTCCGCAGCGCTGTACAACGTAGACGGCTGGGGCGCGCCATACTTCTTCGTCAATGATGACGGCGACGTCGCCGTGCGCCCGCACGGCGCGGCCACGCTGCCCGGGCAGGAGATCAACCTGGCCAAGGTCGTGGCCAAGGCGGCGGGGCCGCGCGCTGGCGGCGGGCTCgacctgccgctgccgctgctcgTACGCTTCCCCGACGTGCTGCGCCACCGCTTGGAGACCCTCAACGCGGCGTTCGACTACGCCGTGCGCTCCACCGGCTACGGCGGAAGGTACCAGGGCGTGTACCCGGTCAAGTGCAACCAGGACAGGTACGTCGTGGAAGACATAGTGGAGTTCGGCGATGCTTTCCGCTTCGGCCTGGAGGCCGGCTCTAAGCCGGAGCTGCTGCTGGCCATGAGCTGCCTCGCCGCGCGCGGCAACCCGGACGCCCTTCTCGTCTGCAACGGCTACAAGGACGACGAGTATGTCTCGCTCGCGCTCATGGCGCGCACCATGGGGCTCAACACGGTGATCGTGctcgagcaggaggaggagctcgacaTTGTCGTCGAGGCAAGCCGCCGCCTTGGCGTGCGCCCGGTGGTCGGCATGCGGGCCAAGCTGCGCACCAAGCACGCAGGCCACTTCGGCTCCACGTCGGGGGAGAAGGGCAAGTTCGGCCTCAACGCCGCGCAGATATTGTCCGTGGTGACCAAACTCAAGGCCATTGGTATGCTCGACTGCCTCCAGCTCCTTCACTTCCACATTGGCTCCCAGATCCCGACCACTGCTCTGCTCTCCGATGGCGTGGGCGAGGCCGCGCAGATCTACTGCGAGCTCGCCCGCCTCGGCGCGGCCATGCGCGTCATTGATGTTGGCGGTGGCCTCGGCATTGACTATGATGGCAGTCACTCGGCGCAGACCGATATGTCAGTGGCATACAGCTTGGAGGAGTACGCGGCGGCCGTGGTTGCCGCGGTTGGCCGCGTCTGTGACCGCAAGGGGGTGCATCACCCCATCATCTGCAGCGAGAGTGGCCGCGCGCTGGTGTCGCACCACTCGGTCCTGGTGTTCGAGGCCTTCTCGGCTTCGGCGCCTGGCCGCATTGACACAGCAACGGCCTACCTGCTCGAGGAGCTCACCGACGACTGCCGTGCTGACTACCGCAACCTCATGGCTGCCGCGGTGCGCGGTGACTACGACACCTGTGCTCTGTACGCCGACCAACTAAAGCGGCGCTGCGCCGAGCAGTTCAAGGAGGGGGTTCTTGGCCTGGAGCACCTCGCTGCGGTTGACGGGCTCTGCGAGATCGTCGCCCGTGGCATGGGTGCGGCCGAGGCGCCGCGCACATACCACATCAACTTGTCTGTGTTCACCTCCCTGCCGGACATGTGGGCCATCGGGCAGCAGTTCCCGATCATTCCAATACAGCGCCTTCACGAGCGCCCGGCCGTCGACGGTGTCCTGTCAGACCTCACCTGCGACAGCGACGGCAAGGTCGACCAGTTTATCGGCGGGAGGCACAGCCTGCCGCTGCACGAGCTCCCCACCCACGGCACCCGCGGGTACTACCTGGGCATGTTCCTCGGGGGCGCCTACCAGGAGGCCCTCGGCGGGCTGCACAACCTGTTCGGTGGGCCGAGCTTGGTGCGCGTGTCGCAGAGCGACGGTCCTCACTGCTTCGCAGTGACGCGCGCGGCGGCCGGGCCCTCCTGCGCCGACGTGCTCCGCGCGATGCAGCATGAGCCCGAGGTCATGTTCGAGGTCCTGAAGCAGAGGACCGACGGAGCCACGGCTGCCGCCCTGGCCCGAGCGTTCGGCGCAATGCCTTACCTGATGTTCGACCCCGAGGCGGCGGTGATGTCCAGCGGAGAGAGTAGCGGCATGAGCAGCGACTCGGAGGGgtcggccgccggcgccgccgaggatgatgatgatgagtggGAGTTCATGCGCGGGCTCACCGTGTGA